The Desulfuromonas acetexigens genomic sequence CCCAAATGTGACTGAAGGGATGAAAAAAAGGAAAAGAACGGCCAGAAGTCTCGTTGTCCATTTCATGGAAACCCTCCTTTTGTCACTGGCAAGATTGCTCTATTTCAGTCTGGGAACCCACGCTAAATGTCTCGCCGCTCAGGTTCTGGTCTGCCCGCATATACGCCTCATACCTTTCTTCCGTATTGAGGAGTTGCGCCCTCAACTTGCGATTCGTCACCAAGGCATCATTTCTGTCCTCCAGCAAGGACGAACAGCCGGCAGCCAAGGTATAACGCTCAAAGGCCCGAAGGGCGGCTTCTTTGTCGGCCTGACCATTAACCATTAATTCCTGTTGGGCAAGGGCTTGGCCATGCAATGCGTTCACCAGAGGCACGTTGTTACCATAGTTAAGGACTATGAAGCGCTGAATGTCATCCCGCACTCCATCGTTGTCAGAATCGATGCCGGTCAATGTTACTTTTCCCTCTTCTCCGGGATCCGGAGGCAATAGAAGGCCATTTTGGAACGTACCGGAAAAACTCCAAGAGATAGCGGCCGGATTAAACGGATAAACGCGATTGTGCTTGAGGGTAATAGTGTCGCTGCTTTTGGCTTGCCCTCCGGCCGTTACAGAACCAAACGCAACTTCCCCGTCTAGGATGGTGGTTCCCTCACCTCCCCCTGAAGCCTTGCCGAGAAGTTGAATCATCTCCGGGCCTGGGTTGTCGATAACAACGCGATATGTGTATTCATACTCGGTTCTGGATAGGCGGAACGTGTTTACCAATTCCAGAGTATTGAACTGCGGTTCTTGGGCAAAAACATTGGCGGCGGACAAAAGGGCAATTATCATAATCGTCCAAGTTTTTAGTTTCATATTTCAAGCCTCCGTATTGCTTTTTCTGAATTTAAATATCAGTAAAGCGACCCCACCAAAACCTACCAGCAGAAAAGTTCCCGGCTCAGGAGTCGCAATAGGGGCGGAAAGCGCTAGAGTTGTGTAGCCGCTTTCGAGGATCTGAAAGTTTTCATCGTAAATCTCAAAATACTGAGAACCCGGGGCGCTACTGCCCATCCAATCGAAGCCAACGTTAAAAACGCTGTTCAGGCTGGCGTTGTCGACCAGCGCCATGGCATCATAGGCTCCATCATCGGGAATCCCTGGGTCGGGTTCCCACGTAAGCACATCCCAGTCGCCAAGATCCTGGGGATTGCTGGCGGAGATGTTGGCAGAGTCTCCAACTCCGAAATAAACGGTAAACCCCGAAAACATGTTAAAGTTTCCTGAAACACGATAGCTGTAGGCCCACCGGTCAGCCCCACCAGAATCATTCAAGTTTGTGGCCTCGAAAGTAATGGAAGACCCCAAGCATGGAGTTACCAGCGCTAATACGAACCAAGCCAGAAACACTCCCTTCCAATATGTACTCCTCATTCATCTACCTCCTCTTGATGCAATTAAAAATATTGCCCACATTTAAATGTTTTAATTATTTAAAACATTTAAACCGGACAGCCCATTGGCGTTTATGCATCGTTGATGCCACATTCTCAACATATTGAAAATCAGTCTATTTCTCGTTTATAAACTAAAGAACGCTTATCTGAATCTGTCGTTTTTCTTTACATTGTGTCGGATTGATTTACAGCAATCGAAACATAAATGGTCATAATTCTGGATTTCGGTAGCTTCAGTTACCATTTACTCCTGATTCATGTTTTAATCCAATGCTAGTTTTACGGAAAAACTACCTTTGAGTCCCCAGAATATAATCCCCCTTGCGCATTCGCAGGGGGGATTATATATCTGCATTTACCACACGCAAGAGGTTTTGATTAAAAAAAGTGTAAAATTTAACGACACTCGCAATGAAAAACTTTACAAAACCTCCGTATCTTCCCTTTTGTCGTCGAGGAATTGTCTTAGAAATTGCACCGGATTGATTTTGATTGCTGGTATCTGTGGAAATTGGGGGGTACTATTAATCCTGAAAAACGATAACCGATTGGCCGCGCATCCCCTTCAAGTCAGAGATGCAATTGACTCATAAATTCTGCGGAAGAACCAAAAGTACTGTCAGGCATCCCGATGCCGACGACGTGATCCTGGTCGGCTCGCCAAACTGGCGGAACACCTTGGCTCCGCCGCTGCACAACCTGGCTATCAAAGCATGACTTCTCCGACAAAACCGTGGCCCCGCTCATTACCCACAAGGGCACGGGACTGGGGAAGAGCTCATGCGACCTTGTCCGGGAGGGGCGATATTGGAACCGTGATCACATCGTATCCGATTTATAAACCAGAGTCGCCTTGCAGCGGGGGTAATTCGGGCAGCCCCAGAAATCCCGCCACTGACCCTGCCCCTGCCGCAGGGTCATCTTGACGCCGCACTGAGGACAGGTCGGCGTCCGATAATCTCCGCTGACGGCGATCTCCAGAAGCGCTTTCTGCTTTTCTGCCGGGAGACTCCGGATCGAAGCGAGAAACATCTCGCCGGTGATCAGCTTGAGCTTTTCCCCCTCGACGAACGCCAGGGCCTCGGCGGTGAATTCGCCCGAGGTAATGAATTTACCCTGGGCAACCTTTTCTTTCGCCATCACCCCCAGCAACTCCCGCACCGGCTTGACCCCGACCTTGTAGGACTTCCAGGCCTTGCACTGGACAATGCCGACCGCCTTTTCGATACCCGGCTTGTAGACCCAGATGTCGACCCCACCATCGGCGCCGATGCGGGTTTCCTTCGGCTCGAACCCGGTCATGCGGATATGCTCGGCGCATACTGTTTCGAAACGCTTCCACTCCAGCGATTGCAGAACCTCAAGACTCCATTCTTGCGGGACCGGGATTTCAACGGGTTTGACTGTGTTTTCCTGTGCAAGGCGTTTTGAACGATCCCATTCAAACCATTCTTCCTTCTGGGGGTTGCCACCGAGGTGAAAATCGCCAGACCTTTCCTGCTTGCGCGGTCGTCGTGATCTAATCGAGCGCAATTTGGTTGCGGGCAAGGCTTTCAGTACGGCAAGGCCAATAATAAGTGGCCAAAAGTACCAGGGCAGTAGGGTAAACAGGTTAAATGCGGGCGTGGGCTGGCCAGTCTGCGACGAAAAAAGTTGGCCCAACGGACTCGAAACCCCGCTCGGCCGCCTGCGGGATTCGGCTTGCCAACCGTTGGTCGAATAGAGTTCGTCAGCCATGGCGAGAATCCGCTCCCGGAAACTGTCGTCGACCACCATCTGCTCGGCCAGAACATCCATCCTCAGGTCGGAGAATTGGCTGGAAACGACGTCATTCAAAATATCCTTCAACGGACCCGGTGCCGTCATCCGCGAGGACTGCTTTTGAAAAACCCGCTCGGCGCTGACGGCAATGGCGGGGATCATCGCGTAGTTGAAGTAAGTCCCCTGGGGGCGCCTCAGGTCGAGTTTGAGACTGAGCCGGTTGAGACCTTCTTGGACGATGAAAAGGTTCTGCCGAAAATCGTAAGTTTTGGTAAGTGAGCCGAACTTCTGCGTGAGCTTGTGAATTTGCCAGTTCCGATCGAAGCCGATCAGGGTATGGCCGTTGACCTGCCAGGTGCCGCCCATGCTGGCAAAGAAACTGGAACCGGGATACTCCCGAACCAGCCGCTGACGAAACTCGCCTTCGATTTTGCCGCGCTCGAACTGGCTACGGGCTTCGGTATCGGCATACAGGTTTTGCAATTGCTCCCGATAGGGTTGCAACTCCTGAATGACACCTCGCCACCAGGCGACGGTTTCGGCATAGACCGGGTTTTCCTGAGCGGAGATCGGGGTTGAGCAGAACAGGAGAAAAACGAGCGGAAACAGGATGAGTCTTTTCAACTTGCCCTCCGGAAATTCAGACATCGAAACAAATAAAGGTTAAACGCGCCCTTCCCCGCTCTGCATGACCCAGAACAGCCCGTCGTCCAGCTTTGCTCCCAGAGCATATTTCCGCAGGTAGCTGACGGAGGAGGTGTTGTTGATCACCGCATCAGTTATGGTCTTGCCCGGCAGGGGGACCAGTTCCCAGAACGGTTCGCGGGAGAGACGGGAGAAGGGAAAGGCAATGCTGCTGGTCTGCCCCAGCGGGACGACCCGCCGCCAGTAGAGGTTGAACAGCTCGTTCAGCTCCACCAGATCGGCAGTGACGTCGATGAACGGCGTGGTGATGACGCCCCGATGCACCAGATCCAGCACCGCCATGAGCAGCAGCGGCTTGTGGGGCGCCTTGCGCCTGGTGGCCTCGGTCCAGACCGCGCCGGGGGCGCGGGAGAGGGAGGAGAAATGTTTTATGGAGAGGGAGAGGGTGTTCATTGGCTTTTTGAATTTCCGTGAAGTCTGTATTGGGTTGAGACACTGCCCCCCTGTGTGGCCTTCGGGGAGGTCTTCTGAAATTCCGCCCCTCTAATTACCCATGAGAGGCAACACAGTTAAAAAGAATCCAAAACAAGCGACTCCATAGCACCATTTTCTCCATGGTTTGACAGTGATGCCCAAAGTCATAAACAACAGCATCAGTGAAATTCCAATCTGAAGCGGGAGTGTGTTTTTATGGTTTACAAGCCATGCCCAAGGAACCATATGTGACAGTCCTTCGAAAATGAATATCAACAAAGCACCTAAAGCAAACCCTGCAACAATGCTCATTTTTTGTGCGACTGTTTGCACCCCCTGAATGTCACTATTTAACCGGTTCGCTTCTAATGCGGCTTCATTGGCTAACCGTTGTGCTTCTTGTGCTCTTCTTGCTGCCTCATCTGCGGCGACCCGATGCTCTGCGGCCGCTCGCATTGCGACTTCTAAATCTCCTTTTATTTCATCCAACCTGCTACCCAAAATATGCTGTTCTTCTATAAATTTTTCCTTTTGTTGTTCGCGAGCCTGTGTCTCTCTCTCACGCCTAGACTTCTCTTCCTCTAATTGTTTGGCTAAGGCAGCTTTTTCCTCAATAAGGGTCCGATTTTCTTCAACAAAAGCCATTTCGACATGTTCTGTAAATTGCTCATCTGTATTGGTCGCTCTGAGTTTGTCTAACAACAAGTCGTTTGACAATAGCTTGATAGCCGTCTTTTCAGGTACATCTTTATATGTAGCTAAAATTGAGAGCATCTTTGAACATGCTTTGGTTCCACCACTTCCTAATATCCTAAATTCCGGCAAAGCGAATGTCTCAGCAAAAGCCTTCTCGAAATCTTGGTCTTTTGAAATAAATGGTCTAAGGATCTGCCAAAAAATATTTGGTAGAAGGACGCACGCCCGCTGCCTGTTACGCCGAGAGGATTCCCAATCAAAACGATACAAATAATAGTCACACGAAATAATCAAAGCCCCGGCTTTTAAGCTTGAGGTTGAATCCGTTCTAAGCCTTCTTGCCGCCTCAAGTAACACAGCATCATGCATTACAGTTTCATATGACTTATCCCCACGCCCCCTATTATCAAGATATTCTCTATATTCGTGGTATAGATCTGAATGAGCTTGCTGAGGTTCTTCACCGGGATGATACACGTGAATATTCTTTTCCCTGAGCAACTCATCGAAATGCTCGTAAGGCCTTAAAAATTCATCTACGTCAATAACATTTGACATATTTTTTTCGTGAAATTTCTGTTCAATGCCAGAAAGGTTTCTTGTCATCGAAGCGGCTCTACTAAGAGAACGCGTCCACGCACGTGTTCTCAATGTGCGGCCGAAATGATCGATCGTATTAATCATCTCCCGGCCGGTGCGCTCATGGAAACTAAGTTTAAAAGGAAAACTGTTAGTAGTAATTGCCCTTATCAAATCATGCGAAACCTCGACCTGGGTGTTGTAATGTAAATCAAGAATTCCAAAAAGGAAATTTGTATCCAAAAAAAGGACTAATTCGCTAAGTTGTTCCCTAAGCGTTTTGGCAAGTTCTTGTGGGACTTCTAAGGTAAAAAAGTTGAATGCGGCGTCCGCAAGTTGGGTAATAAATTTTGAGCGATCCTTATTTATTCCCACAGAGGCCATAAAATCAGTAATGATTCTGTAAGCTTCTTGATGATTTTCTTTAGAAAAATTTTCTTGTACTGACTTTCGAAGGAGTGTTGTCAAACTAACATCAAGACCTGGTTCCGTATCAATGTTAGGATCTAGCAGCGCAGCGGCTTGAATACCATGCCGTCTAAAAGTTTTCGATAAATATACTTTTAATGCTCGCCAACTCGTTTCAAGATCTAAGTTTGTCGCTTTTATTTGAAGCTCTTCAAACCATTCACTTTTTACCTTCCCCTCAAGCAATGAAACGTGTGAAATATCTGCAAGCAACTGACGCTCAACATCCTTATCTAACCGATAATTTGTCCCTGACGGACAACTAACCTTTCCTTCGCTTTCCAACTCGCCAATTGCATCTTCAATTTGTAAACGAGGAATTTCTAACCCATAATTTTTTTCAATTGAGGCTTGGAAGTCTTCCGCTTTTCTAAAACTGACAGTTTCTTGGCTAAGGGAAAGGAGTATCAAACCTTTTATCGTTGACTTTGCATCTCCAGTTTTTGAAACTGCAATGAAATTGCATATCTTCTCAAATACGCTGCCGAACTCTATGACAGAAATTGTCTTATTATTGGTATCCATTTCATCTCCATAATTAAACATGCCATTAAGTTCGAAGTAAAAACAACCATCATATGGTTTTGTGAAAGTTTATCTCAGATGTGGTTTAACGAGTCGTTAAATTAATTTCTAAACGATGTCTTGAAAGAAATATCATAATGCGCTGTAGATACTATAGATCTTTTTCGATCGCAACATTACATCAATTACTTAATCATAGTTTGTTACTTACAGAACTTCTTTAAGTGCATAATATATTTTCAGCTTATTTTTTTCTTCAAATCTGCCGCCATTTATAAGAAACGGCCGAAGGAACGTTCTTTTCTATTTTTCTATTGAAACCAAAAAGGGCCAGAATCATCTCTCCACATTGGCTCAACCCGAGGCTGCACACCGCTTACCCACCCCTTCTATTATCCTCAAATATCTCCACCGGCATCGCATACCTCAGCCGCCAGACCATCTTGATCGGCCGCTCACTCTCGTAACTCACCATATCCACCGGCCCCAGGTAGGTGAACGGCACCGTCACGTTGTTCCGCTTTTTCTGGCCACGGGCAAAGACCAGCACCGTATAACCTCGCTCTTGATGGTGAATCAGGTTCTGGCCGTCGGTGTGGTGCTGAGCGGTGTTGGCCTGTGACTCCCAGTGCAGCAGTTCCCGGCTGATGGGGTAATCCGCATACATGGTGCTGGGGGAGAACTCCTTTTCCGTCTTCTGGAAGGTCACCAGCAGGGCATAGGTCTTCTGCTCGGCAAAGTGCATCACCCCGACCCCGGTCTGGCCGCTGCTCTCCAGCGTCGCCCGGCCAAAGGCGGCCTGAACTTCGCGGATGCCGTATTGGGCGTGAAGCTCCAGCGGCACCCGATACGGCAGCTCCGGGGTGATCCCGGCAACTTCGGTGGTATCCAACGCCCAGGCCAGAATCTCGTCCAGATCGGCGCAGATGCTTGGATTGGCGCCCAGCCTTTGGAATGCCTCTTCCAGCGAGGCAATCCCCACCTTCTCCGCCCTATCCCCCCAGATGCGATAATAGAGCAGCATGGCGGATGAACCGGCCTGGGCCAGCGCCTCGGCCACTTGACCGGTCGCAAGCATGGCCAGCACCTGCCGCAGCAGAGTTGCTTCTTGTGGCCCGTTGATGAAGGCGGCCCGGATCAGCGCCTTCTTCAGCCGCGTCAGATCGGGATCAACCGGAATCGGCGCCAGTTGAGCCTTGGCTTTCCACTCACTCCATGACTCCTTGGCCAGCAGCACCTCCGGCTCGTAATCGTGGTAGCGGATGAAGTTGCCAAAGGTCAGCTCCTGCCCGGTCTCGCTGGTAAAGGTCTGGAGCCGGTCCGGCACCTGCACCGCCAGCCGGCCAAGATTTTCCCGGATGTTCTCCAGCACGTACTGGCGGGAGAGCCGGTCAAGCTGGATGGCGCAGCCGGCCGGGAGATGGGGGAAATCCTGCTCCACTTCCCTGTCGATGGAGAAGCGGTGCCGGGGAAGGAGCGCTTTTAGTTTGGTGTCGATGCGGTAGCGGCGGTGGGCCTGGCCGACAAAGTCGAGGACGGTGAGGCAGTCCTTCTCCGGGGCATGGCGCAGGCCGCGGCCGAGCTGCTGGAGAAAGACCGTCAGGCTCTCGGTGGGGCGCAGGAAGAGGACGGTGTTGATCTCCGGCACGTCCACCCCTTCACTCAGCTTGTCCACGGTGAAGAGGAAGGTGAGCTGGCCGTTCTTCAGCCGGACCAGCAGGTCGGCGCACTGGTCGCTGTCGCTGTTGGAAGTGAAAGCAGCGGACGGGATGCCGTGCTGGCTGAACTGCTCGGCCATGTATTCGGCATGGCGGATCGTGACACAGAAGCCGATCCCCTTGAGGCTCGCAACAATCGGCTCGTAGCGGTGCAGTGCAGTGATGATGGCCGTTACCCGCTGGCGGGCGCGGGCCGGGTCCAGCACGTAGACATTCTCCAGCGCGGCGGCGTCGTACTTGCCATTGCGCCAGAACTGGTCGCCGTTGATGGCGATGGGGTCGGCAATGCCGAAATAGTGGAACGGGCAGAGGAGCTTTTCTTCCAGCGCTTCAGGGAGACGAATCTCGGCGGCAAAGCGGTTGCCGAAATCGGCGGCCACGTTGTCGCCATCCATTCGCTCCGGGGTGGCGGTGAGGCCGAGGAGGATCTGCGGGGTGAAGTGGTCGAAGATGGGGCGGTAGCTGCTGGCTGTGCCGTGGTGGGCCTCATCCACCACGATGTAGTCGTAGAAGCCGCTCCCCACATGCTCCCAGAGCCGGCGGGAGGCGAGCATGCCGACGGAGCAGAACAGGTGCTCAAGGCGGGTGGCTTCAAAGGGGCCGACCTGCAGTTCCCCAAAATTCTGATTCCGCAGGATGTTGCGGAAGGTAGCGAGTGCCTGCTGCAGAATTTCCTGCCGGTGGGCCAGAAAGAGCAGCCGCGCCTGCCTCTGGCGCTGGTCAAAGAAGCGCTTGAAATCGAAGGCGGCCACCACGGTCTTGCCGGTGCCGGTGGCGGCGATGACCAGATTACGCCAGCGGTCGTGGCTGCTCCGCTCCCGCTCCAGTGCTTCCAGAATCCGCTCCTGAAACGGATGGGGACTAAGATCGAAGAAGACTGCCGGGCCGTTTGCCTCTTTGTTCCTGGCGCGGGCCAGGGCGCTGCGGAACTGCTCCGGCTGCTGCGGATCAAAGGGGACGAACTCCCGGCTGTTCCAGTAAGTCTCGAACTCGACGCTGAACTTCTCCAGCACGTGGGGCATGTCCTGGGCGGTGACCTTCAGGTTCCACTCCAGCCCGCTGGTGATGGCGGCATGGGACATGTTGGCCGAGCCGATGTAGGCGGTGGAGAAACCGCTGTTGCGCTTGAAATGATAGGCCTTGGCATGCAGGCGGGTGCGTTCGGTATCGTAGGAGACGCGCACCTCGACATTCGGCAGCCGCGCCAGCCACTCCACCGCCGGGGCATCGGACGTCCCCATGTAGGAGGTGGTGATCAGCCGCACCGTCACCTGCCGGTCGCGCAGGTCCTCGAAGGCCGGCAGCAGCAGCCGCAGGCCGGACCACTTGATGAACGAGACAAGGATATCTACCCCATCGGCGGAACGCATCTCTTCCAGAAGTTCATGGGCCAGTTGCGGTTCCTGGGGTGAGCCGGTGAAGAGGCTGCTTTCAGCGAGGGAGGTATGGGGGCGAGGCAGGCCAGATTGGCCGTAGTTGGGCGGAGTGATTTCCAGCAGGAGTGGTTTGTTCTCCGCTACGAGGCGGCGCTTTTCCAGATGCCCATTGCCCGGTGCGGCAGCTACCGTGCCGAGAAGCCGGTTGCAGAGGGCCAGCCGCTGGTCCGGGTCTGTTTCTTCCCGCAGGGCCTGTTCCAGCACCTTGGCGACGAAACTAGCGTAGAGCGCCGGTTGCTCCTCCGGGTCGATCTTGCTGAAGACGCGGCGTAGCTCCGGCCGCTGGGCCAGTGCCTCCTGCAAGGCTTCGTCAAGCAATGCAGCATAGATGCCGGGGGATAAGCGCATGGGACCTCAAGCTGACAGGGCTACGAAAACATTCCAGACAGGCACACACCCACGCACCTCGTCGCAAGTCACCCCGGTTCGCTTCTTCTGCTCACGGACAAAACCCAGAACCGTTTCTTGGTGATGGAAGGTTCTGGACATCGATGTCAGCAAAAGAGCGACCCCTGCCTTGCAGGAGGGATCATTTTTTAAAAGCCATTGAAATTTCTTGTCTATTTAAATCTAAAAATAAAAATTTTTCAATCAGGAGATCCCCTAATCTCAACCAAGTGTTTTTACTGAATGCGAACGCACTCCATTTTTCCCGAGAAAGAATCACACCCCCCTTGAAAAGCGTACAAATGTTCTCTATAGTCTCTCCGTGGAACAAAAGTACACCAGGAGGCCCCATGCGCACCCCGCAAGCCGATCCCGAATATCTTTCCCGCCTGCAAGACTACTTCGCCCGCTGGAAGATGATTCCTTCCTACGAACGGCTCTGCGCCCTGTGGGGGTTGGCTTCCCGGTCGGCGGCGGGGAAGGTGCTGGAGCGGCTGCGGCGGGCGGAGTTTCTGGAGCGCACGCCGGACGGCGCCTGGGTGCCGGCTCGGCGCTTTTTCGAGCGGCAACTGGCGCGGCAGGTGGTGCAGGCGGGGAGTCCGGCCGCCGATGTGGAGGCGGGGATGACGGCGCTGCTGCTCGACGATCTGCTGGTCGATACCCCGTCGCGCACCCTGCTGGTCAGGGTGCGGGGGGAGTCGATGCGCGAGGCGAACATTTTCGACGGGGATATGGTGATCGTCGAGCGTCAGGCGGAGGCGGCGCCGGGGGAGATCGTGGTGGCGCTGGTGGATGGCGAACTGACGGTGAAACGGCTGCTGCGGGACGGCGGAGGCTGGCTGCTGCACCCGGAGAATCCGGAGTTCGCCGACATCCGCCCCGAGGGGGAACTGACCCTGGTGGGGGTGGTCACCGGCCTGGCCCGGCGGCTGCGCAAGGGGCAGGCATGATCCGTGATATTGGCGTTGAGCCGCCCTCGCCGCGACTGGAGCCGACCGGCTTCGCCTCCCCGGCGGCGGATTACGCGGAACTCGGCATCAGCCTCGACCGCAGCCTCATCGACCATCCCGAGGCAACCTTCTTCTTCCGGGCGGCGGGGCCGGTCCTGGCCGAGGCGGGGATTTTCGACGGCGACCTGCTGGTGGTGGACCGCTCGGTGACGCCGCGCTCCGGCCATATCGTCGTCGCCGTGGCCGACGGCGAATTCGTCCTGCGCGAGCTGCGCACCCTGGCCCGCGAGGCGCGCGGCGAAGTCACCGTCTGGGGAGTGGTCCGCTGGGCCATCCATCGCCTGTGTCCCTCGCCCTGATCGACTGCAACAACTTCTACGCCTCCTGCGAGCAGCTCTTCCAGCCGCGGCTCATCGGCCGACCGGTGGTCGTCCTCTCCAACAACGACGGCTGCGTGGTGGCTCGCTCCGCCGAGGCGAAGGCCCTCGGCATCCCCATGGCCGCCCCCTGGCACACCCTGACGTCCCTCGCCCGCCGTCACGGCATCGTCGCCCTCTCCAGCAACTACGCCCTCTACGGTGATCTCTCGGCGCGGGTGATGAAGGTGCTCGCCGGTTTCAGCCCGGCGCAGGAGGTCTACTCCATCGACGAGTGCTTTCTCGATCTGGCCGGCGCCCAGCCCTCGCCGGGGGCCTGCGGCCGACGGATTCGCGACGAGGTGCGGCGGCTGGTGGGGATTTCCATGGGGGTCGGCCTCGGCCCGACCAAGACCCTGGCCAAGTTCGCCAACCACTGCGCCAAGAAACGCCCCGAGTTCGCCGGAGTCTGCGCCCTCGGGGAACTCTCCCCCACCGCTATCGACGCCCTGCTCGCCTGGGCGCCGGTCTCCGAGGTCTGGGGTGTTGGCGGTCGCCTGACGGCGCGGCTGCAAACCCTCGGCATCCACACCGCCCTCGATCTTAAACGGGCGGCGCCGGGACGCATCCGCAAGACCTTCAGCGTCACTTTGGAGCGCACGGTGCGGGAACTCAACGGCGAAGTCTGTCTGGGCTTTGCCGCCGGACCCGCCACGCGCAAGCAGATCCTCTCCTCCCGCTCCTTCGGGCAGTTGATTACCGAGTTCGCCCCCTTGGAGGAAGCGGTCACCGCCTACGCCACCCGCGCCGCCGAGAAGCTGCGTCGGCAAGGTCTGGTGGCGGGATCGGTCGGGGCCTTCGTGCAGACCAATCCCTTTCGCGCCGATCTTCCCCAGTACCACGCCGCCCGGCATTGCCCCTTGGAACCCACCGCCGACACCCGACTGCTGGCGCAAGCGGCGCTGCGACTTTTGCGCAACCTCTACCGCCCCGGCTTCGCCTACCAGAAGGCGGGAGTGATCCTCACCAACCTGCTTCCGGAAGAAAAACGCCAGCCCGGATTGTTCGAAGATGGCGCGGCGCTGACCGGATCTCAGGCGCTGATGGCAGCGATGGACCAGATCAACCGGGCCTACGGCCGAGGCACGGTGAAACTCGGCGCGGAAGGAAACGACCCGCGCTGGGCGATGCGCGCCGAACGGCGCACGCCCCGTTACACGACGAACCTGGAGGAACTGGCGGTGGCGAAGGCGGGATGATTTTTCAGAATGGTAGGACTTGGCGCAGC encodes the following:
- a CDS encoding PEP-CTERM sorting domain-containing protein, coding for MRSTYWKGVFLAWFVLALVTPCLGSSITFEATNLNDSGGADRWAYSYRVSGNFNMFSGFTVYFGVGDSANISASNPQDLGDWDVLTWEPDPGIPDDGAYDAMALVDNASLNSVFNVGFDWMGSSAPGSQYFEIYDENFQILESGYTTLALSAPIATPEPGTFLLVGFGGVALLIFKFRKSNTEA
- a CDS encoding restriction endonuclease → MKRLILFPLVFLLFCSTPISAQENPVYAETVAWWRGVIQELQPYREQLQNLYADTEARSQFERGKIEGEFRQRLVREYPGSSFFASMGGTWQVNGHTLIGFDRNWQIHKLTQKFGSLTKTYDFRQNLFIVQEGLNRLSLKLDLRRPQGTYFNYAMIPAIAVSAERVFQKQSSRMTAPGPLKDILNDVVSSQFSDLRMDVLAEQMVVDDSFRERILAMADELYSTNGWQAESRRRPSGVSSPLGQLFSSQTGQPTPAFNLFTLLPWYFWPLIIGLAVLKALPATKLRSIRSRRPRKQERSGDFHLGGNPQKEEWFEWDRSKRLAQENTVKPVEIPVPQEWSLEVLQSLEWKRFETVCAEHIRMTGFEPKETRIGADGGVDIWVYKPGIEKAVGIVQCKAWKSYKVGVKPVRELLGVMAKEKVAQGKFITSGEFTAEALAFVEGEKLKLITGEMFLASIRSLPAEKQKALLEIAVSGDYRTPTCPQCGVKMTLRQGQGQWRDFWGCPNYPRCKATLVYKSDTM
- a CDS encoding DUF3427 domain-containing protein is translated as MRLSPGIYAALLDEALQEALAQRPELRRVFSKIDPEEQPALYASFVAKVLEQALREETDPDQRLALCNRLLGTVAAAPGNGHLEKRRLVAENKPLLLEITPPNYGQSGLPRPHTSLAESSLFTGSPQEPQLAHELLEEMRSADGVDILVSFIKWSGLRLLLPAFEDLRDRQVTVRLITTSYMGTSDAPAVEWLARLPNVEVRVSYDTERTRLHAKAYHFKRNSGFSTAYIGSANMSHAAITSGLEWNLKVTAQDMPHVLEKFSVEFETYWNSREFVPFDPQQPEQFRSALARARNKEANGPAVFFDLSPHPFQERILEALERERSSHDRWRNLVIAATGTGKTVVAAFDFKRFFDQRQRQARLLFLAHRQEILQQALATFRNILRNQNFGELQVGPFEATRLEHLFCSVGMLASRRLWEHVGSGFYDYIVVDEAHHGTASSYRPIFDHFTPQILLGLTATPERMDGDNVAADFGNRFAAEIRLPEALEEKLLCPFHYFGIADPIAINGDQFWRNGKYDAAALENVYVLDPARARQRVTAIITALHRYEPIVASLKGIGFCVTIRHAEYMAEQFSQHGIPSAAFTSNSDSDQCADLLVRLKNGQLTFLFTVDKLSEGVDVPEINTVLFLRPTESLTVFLQQLGRGLRHAPEKDCLTVLDFVGQAHRRYRIDTKLKALLPRHRFSIDREVEQDFPHLPAGCAIQLDRLSRQYVLENIRENLGRLAVQVPDRLQTFTSETGQELTFGNFIRYHDYEPEVLLAKESWSEWKAKAQLAPIPVDPDLTRLKKALIRAAFINGPQEATLLRQVLAMLATGQVAEALAQAGSSAMLLYYRIWGDRAEKVGIASLEEAFQRLGANPSICADLDEILAWALDTTEVAGITPELPYRVPLELHAQYGIREVQAAFGRATLESSGQTGVGVMHFAEQKTYALLVTFQKTEKEFSPSTMYADYPISRELLHWESQANTAQHHTDGQNLIHHQERGYTVLVFARGQKKRNNVTVPFTYLGPVDMVSYESERPIKMVWRLRYAMPVEIFEDNRRGG
- a CDS encoding LexA family protein — encoded protein: MRTPQADPEYLSRLQDYFARWKMIPSYERLCALWGLASRSAAGKVLERLRRAEFLERTPDGAWVPARRFFERQLARQVVQAGSPAADVEAGMTALLLDDLLVDTPSRTLLVRVRGESMREANIFDGDMVIVERQAEAAPGEIVVALVDGELTVKRLLRDGGGWLLHPENPEFADIRPEGELTLVGVVTGLARRLRKGQA
- a CDS encoding LexA family protein, coding for MIRDIGVEPPSPRLEPTGFASPAADYAELGISLDRSLIDHPEATFFFRAAGPVLAEAGIFDGDLLVVDRSVTPRSGHIVVAVADGEFVLRELRTLAREARGEVTVWGVVRWAIHRLCPSP
- a CDS encoding Y-family DNA polymerase, which translates into the protein MSLALIDCNNFYASCEQLFQPRLIGRPVVVLSNNDGCVVARSAEAKALGIPMAAPWHTLTSLARRHGIVALSSNYALYGDLSARVMKVLAGFSPAQEVYSIDECFLDLAGAQPSPGACGRRIRDEVRRLVGISMGVGLGPTKTLAKFANHCAKKRPEFAGVCALGELSPTAIDALLAWAPVSEVWGVGGRLTARLQTLGIHTALDLKRAAPGRIRKTFSVTLERTVRELNGEVCLGFAAGPATRKQILSSRSFGQLITEFAPLEEAVTAYATRAAEKLRRQGLVAGSVGAFVQTNPFRADLPQYHAARHCPLEPTADTRLLAQAALRLLRNLYRPGFAYQKAGVILTNLLPEEKRQPGLFEDGAALTGSQALMAAMDQINRAYGRGTVKLGAEGNDPRWAMRAERRTPRYTTNLEELAVAKAG